A window of Psychroflexus sp. ALD_RP9 contains these coding sequences:
- the accB gene encoding acetyl-CoA carboxylase biotin carboxyl carrier protein, protein MDIKQIQNLIKFVAKSGASEVKLEMDDVKITIKTGSEDSGERAVIQQVPMGMPQQQVMPQQQQPVQPAAQQTEATSESANNETKENDKYVTVKSPIIGTFYRKPSPDKPAFVEVGDSVNEGDVLCTIEAMKLFNEIESEISGKIVKVLVDDSSPVEFDQPLFLVDPS, encoded by the coding sequence ATGGATATTAAACAAATTCAGAATCTTATTAAGTTTGTTGCTAAATCAGGCGCTAGCGAGGTAAAGTTAGAAATGGACGACGTTAAAATCACCATTAAAACTGGCTCTGAAGATTCAGGAGAACGTGCTGTTATACAGCAAGTTCCTATGGGAATGCCTCAGCAACAAGTTATGCCTCAGCAACAACAGCCTGTGCAGCCTGCAGCTCAACAAACTGAAGCAACATCAGAATCTGCAAACAATGAAACGAAAGAAAATGACAAATATGTCACTGTAAAATCACCAATTATTGGCACATTTTATAGAAAACCTTCGCCAGATAAACCTGCCTTTGTCGAAGTTGGTGATTCTGTTAATGAAGGAGATGTACTTTGTACAATTGAAGCAATGAAGCTTTTTAATGAAATTGAAAGTGAAATTTCAGGTAAAATTGTGAAGGTCCTGGTTGATGATTCATCACCAGTCGAGTTTGATCAACCATTATTTTTGGTAGATCCGTCATAA
- a CDS encoding thymidine kinase, with protein sequence MFLENTVNPEEQFGWIEVICGSMFSGKTEELIRRLKRAQFAKQRVEIFKPQIDTRYDDENVVSHDDNEIRSTPVPAAANIRLLADDCQVVGIDEAQFFDDEIVSVCNDLANKGIRVVVAGLDMDFKGNPFGPMPNLMATAEYVTKVHAVCTRTGNLAQYSFRKTSQNDIVLLGETEAYEPLSRAAFYKAMNKEKLKTIEVNNSEEITKDSSR encoded by the coding sequence ATGTTTCTTGAAAATACAGTAAATCCAGAAGAGCAATTTGGTTGGATAGAAGTTATTTGTGGCAGTATGTTTTCGGGTAAAACCGAAGAGCTAATTCGCCGTTTAAAACGAGCCCAATTTGCCAAACAAAGAGTTGAAATCTTCAAGCCACAGATAGATACGCGTTATGATGATGAAAACGTTGTCTCTCATGATGACAATGAAATTCGCTCTACGCCAGTGCCTGCAGCTGCTAATATTAGACTTCTAGCAGATGATTGCCAAGTAGTTGGTATAGATGAAGCTCAATTCTTTGACGATGAAATTGTAAGCGTTTGTAACGACCTTGCTAACAAAGGTATTCGTGTTGTTGTAGCTGGCTTAGATATGGATTTTAAAGGCAATCCTTTTGGACCTATGCCAAATTTAATGGCTACTGCTGAATATGTAACCAAAGTTCATGCAGTATGTACACGAACAGGAAATTTAGCCCAATACAGCTTCAGAAAAACAAGTCAAAATGATATTGTTTTACTTGGTGAAACCGAAGCTTATGAACCACTGAGTCGTGCCGCTTTTTATAAAGCCATGAATAAAGAAAAGCTAAAAACTATTGAAGTGAATAATTCTGAGGAAATCACAAAAGATTCATCACGCTAA
- the pyk gene encoding pyruvate kinase: MKTTKKTKIVSTLGPATSQKDILKAMMEEGVNIFRINFSHADYSDVRERVKMIRDLNKEHGFNVGILGDLQGPKLRVGKMKDEVVVEKGDRITFATGEEFEGTKDRVYMNYETFPQDVKPGERILLDDGKLIFEVVKTNKKDEVLTEVVQGGPLRSRKGVNLPNTKISLPALTEKDVKDAIFACELEVDWIALSFVRYASDLKILQKLIAEHSEHKIPIISKIEKPEGVKNIDKIIAYCDGLMVARGDLGVEVPAHEVPLIQKQLVLKAKQARIPVIIATQMMETMITSLTPTRAEVNDVANSVMDGADAVMLSGETSVGKYPVQVIQKMAQIVKSVENSPLIRVPHEAPHIKTKRYITKSVCYHAAVMANEINASAICTLTNSGYTAFQISAWRPQSHILAFTSNKRILTQLSLLWGVNAQFYDKFESTDQTIEDVNTIAKEKKYVEKGDFTINLASMPIEAKGMVNTLRVSEID, encoded by the coding sequence ATGAAAACAACTAAAAAAACAAAGATAGTTTCAACCTTAGGTCCAGCAACTAGCCAAAAAGATATTTTAAAGGCAATGATGGAAGAAGGCGTAAATATTTTTAGAATTAATTTCTCTCATGCTGACTACAGTGATGTACGTGAACGTGTAAAAATGATTAGAGACCTTAATAAAGAACATGGCTTTAATGTCGGTATATTAGGAGACTTACAAGGCCCTAAACTTCGTGTCGGTAAAATGAAAGATGAAGTAGTTGTTGAAAAAGGTGATCGCATTACTTTCGCAACAGGTGAAGAATTTGAAGGGACAAAAGATCGTGTTTATATGAATTACGAAACTTTCCCACAAGATGTTAAGCCTGGTGAGCGAATTTTACTTGATGATGGTAAATTGATTTTTGAAGTTGTTAAAACCAATAAAAAAGATGAAGTTTTAACCGAAGTTGTTCAAGGCGGACCTTTACGCTCTAGAAAAGGTGTTAACTTACCTAATACAAAAATTTCATTGCCAGCCTTAACCGAAAAAGATGTTAAAGACGCCATTTTTGCTTGCGAATTAGAAGTTGATTGGATTGCGCTTTCATTTGTACGCTATGCTAGCGACCTTAAAATTTTACAAAAATTAATTGCAGAACATAGCGAACATAAAATTCCTATTATTTCAAAAATAGAGAAACCAGAAGGCGTTAAAAATATCGATAAAATTATTGCTTATTGTGATGGCTTAATGGTCGCACGTGGCGATCTTGGTGTAGAGGTTCCAGCGCATGAAGTACCGCTTATACAAAAGCAACTCGTACTTAAAGCAAAACAAGCTAGAATTCCGGTTATTATCGCTACGCAAATGATGGAAACCATGATTACTAGCCTAACACCAACACGTGCCGAAGTTAACGATGTTGCTAATTCAGTCATGGATGGCGCAGACGCCGTAATGCTAAGTGGTGAAACCTCTGTTGGTAAATATCCAGTACAGGTAATTCAAAAAATGGCTCAAATTGTTAAAAGTGTCGAGAATTCACCGCTTATTCGTGTACCTCATGAAGCTCCTCATATTAAAACAAAACGCTACATTACAAAATCGGTATGTTATCATGCTGCTGTTATGGCAAATGAAATTAATGCAAGTGCCATTTGCACATTAACCAATAGTGGTTATACGGCTTTTCAAATCTCAGCATGGCGACCACAATCCCATATCCTAGCATTCACCTCTAATAAGAGAATATTAACTCAACTAAGTTTACTTTGGGGTGTTAATGCTCAGTTTTATGATAAATTTGAAAGTACTGATCAAACCATTGAAGATGTAAATACAATTGCCAAAGAGAAAAAATATGTTGAAAAAGGCGACTTTACAATTAACTTGGCTTCAATGCCTATTGAAGCAAAAGGTATGGTAAATACACTTCGTGTTTCTGAAATAGATTAA
- the rsmI gene encoding 16S rRNA (cytidine(1402)-2'-O)-methyltransferase produces MPKLFIVPTPIGNLKDMTFRAVEVLKSVDFILAEDTRVTGKLLKHYAIETPMLSYHQHNEHQKTEQIIMRIKQGEQFALVTDAGTPAISDPGFLMSRACVEHKISVDCLPGATAFVPALVNSGLPNDKFVFEGFLPAKKGRQKRLNILAEEQRTIILYESPYKILKTLEHLAKYLGENRQASISRELTKLYEETLNGSLLELIKHFKTQTPKGEFVIIVSGKS; encoded by the coding sequence ATGCCTAAGTTATTTATTGTTCCAACACCGATTGGCAACCTGAAAGACATGACGTTTCGTGCTGTTGAAGTTTTAAAGTCTGTCGATTTTATTTTAGCTGAAGATACGCGCGTTACTGGTAAATTGTTAAAACATTATGCTATTGAAACGCCAATGTTAAGTTATCACCAACATAATGAGCATCAAAAAACAGAGCAAATCATCATGCGAATTAAGCAAGGTGAACAATTTGCATTGGTTACAGATGCTGGTACACCTGCAATTTCAGACCCTGGATTTTTAATGAGTCGCGCTTGTGTTGAGCATAAAATTTCTGTTGATTGCCTGCCAGGTGCTACAGCTTTTGTTCCTGCATTAGTTAATAGCGGTTTACCTAATGATAAATTTGTATTTGAAGGCTTTTTGCCAGCTAAAAAGGGACGACAAAAACGATTAAACATTCTTGCTGAAGAACAGCGGACAATTATTTTGTATGAATCTCCTTACAAAATTTTAAAAACTTTAGAACATCTAGCCAAATATTTAGGAGAAAATAGACAGGCCTCGATATCACGTGAGTTAACGAAGCTGTATGAGGAAACTTTAAATGGCAGTTTATTAGAATTAATTAAACATTTTAAAACTCAAACACCAAAAGGTGAATTTGTAATTATTGTTTCTGGTAAATCATAA
- the alr gene encoding alanine racemase — protein MPIKETRLVINLNDLAYNYAVIKEKLKSETKIMGVVKAFAYGTDSVVVAQKLVDLGVDYLAVAYIEEGVRLRQSGITIPILVFYPQVEELKQLLTYNLTPSIYNFRYLKKLNATLRKEAIEDFQIHIKINTGLNRLGFDLNELEPIYNEINQSKCIKLVGLFSHLAASGNANEVKFTQSQIEKFEFAKRFFQSKFDQKLIAHLCNSSAIFNYPEAEYDMVRAGIALYGYGNNSKEDEQLKPISSLKTVITQLRSIQVGDSVGYERSFKASRKTKVATLPLGYVDGIARQFGNLKAEVLINGKTAPIIGNVCMDTMMVDVTDIDCKEGDHVTIFGKEHSALKFDKFHQSIPYEIITRISQRVTRVIES, from the coding sequence ATGCCAATTAAAGAAACCAGACTTGTTATTAACCTAAACGATTTAGCTTATAATTATGCTGTTATAAAAGAAAAGCTTAAGTCAGAGACTAAAATAATGGGTGTTGTAAAAGCTTTCGCTTATGGTACAGATTCTGTTGTTGTAGCTCAAAAATTAGTTGATTTAGGCGTTGATTATTTAGCGGTTGCTTATATTGAAGAAGGAGTCCGGCTGCGTCAATCGGGCATAACCATACCGATTTTAGTATTTTACCCGCAAGTAGAAGAATTAAAACAATTACTTACCTACAATTTAACACCTAGCATCTATAACTTTAGATATCTTAAAAAATTAAATGCAACTTTAAGAAAAGAAGCTATTGAAGACTTTCAAATACATATTAAAATAAATACGGGTTTAAACAGATTGGGTTTTGACTTAAATGAACTCGAACCAATTTATAATGAAATTAACCAGTCTAAATGTATTAAACTAGTAGGTTTGTTTTCACACCTAGCAGCCTCAGGAAATGCGAATGAAGTTAAATTTACCCAATCACAAATTGAAAAATTCGAATTTGCTAAGCGTTTTTTTCAATCTAAATTCGACCAAAAATTAATAGCGCATTTGTGTAACTCAAGTGCTATTTTTAATTATCCAGAAGCAGAGTATGATATGGTTCGTGCTGGAATTGCCTTGTATGGTTACGGTAACAACTCAAAAGAAGATGAGCAGCTAAAGCCTATATCAAGCTTAAAAACAGTGATTACTCAATTAAGAAGCATTCAGGTTGGTGATAGTGTCGGCTACGAGCGTTCATTTAAAGCTTCACGCAAAACAAAAGTAGCTACTTTACCTTTAGGGTATGTAGATGGCATAGCACGACAATTTGGTAATTTAAAAGCTGAGGTGCTAATTAACGGTAAAACAGCACCAATTATAGGTAATGTTTGTATGGACACAATGATGGTTGATGTTACAGATATAGATTGTAAAGAAGGCGACCACGTAACCATTTTCGGAAAAGAACATTCTGCTTTAAAGTTTGATAAGTTTCACCAAAGTATTCCTTATGAAATTATTACACGTATATCGCAACGTGTTACAAGAGTTATAGAATCTTAA
- the rnc gene encoding ribonuclease III translates to MNFLQNLLSKSRSEANGIFFASLEKILGFKPKASNYYLRAFTHRSMQEKNEFGHPVNYERLEFLGDAVLSTVISTYLFENSPEGNEGYLTVMRSKIVSRKNLNQIGNDLGLVDLLITNMPEHQHGKNISGNLFEALIGAIYLDRGFKFTEKFIQKHLISVYVNLSELEKKVTSYKSLIIKWCQKHKFEFEFCTKADDGKDHEKHFSVCFYINNELVSKARETSKKRAEEKAAKRAYYALQNKIESKSLNI, encoded by the coding sequence ATGAATTTTTTACAAAACTTATTGTCAAAATCCCGTTCTGAAGCGAACGGGATTTTTTTTGCTTCTCTAGAAAAAATATTAGGCTTTAAACCTAAAGCCTCTAATTATTACTTAAGAGCTTTTACACATCGTTCAATGCAAGAGAAAAATGAATTTGGACATCCTGTAAATTACGAAAGGCTTGAATTTCTTGGTGATGCTGTTTTAAGTACGGTGATTTCAACCTATTTGTTTGAAAATTCTCCAGAAGGCAATGAAGGTTACTTAACTGTGATGCGATCTAAAATTGTAAGTCGTAAAAACTTAAACCAGATAGGAAATGATCTCGGTTTAGTAGATTTATTAATAACTAATATGCCAGAACACCAGCATGGTAAAAATATCTCTGGTAACTTATTTGAAGCTTTAATTGGAGCAATTTATTTAGATCGTGGATTTAAATTTACAGAAAAGTTTATCCAAAAGCATTTAATCTCTGTTTACGTCAACCTCTCAGAACTTGAAAAAAAAGTAACCAGCTATAAAAGTCTTATCATTAAGTGGTGCCAGAAACATAAATTCGAGTTTGAGTTTTGTACCAAGGCCGATGATGGTAAAGATCATGAAAAGCACTTTTCAGTTTGCTTCTATATTAATAACGAACTCGTTTCTAAAGCCCGAGAAACTTCAAAGAAAAGAGCTGAAGAAAAAGCAGCTAAACGGGCATATTATGCTTTGCAAAATAAAATTGAAAGTAAAAGTTTAAACATTTAA
- the accC gene encoding acetyl-CoA carboxylase biotin carboxylase subunit, translating into MFKKILIANRGEIALRVIRTCKEMGIKTVAVYSTADKESLHVRFADEAVCIGPAASSDSYLKIPSIISAAEITNADAIHPGYGFLSENANFSKICAEHDIKFIGASAEMISKMGDKATAKATMKAAGVPCVPGSDGIIKDFQECKKTAKKVGYPVMLKATAGGGGKGMRAVWKEEDLEHAWESARQEAKIGFGNDDMYMEKLIEEPRHIEIQIVGDQTGKACHLSERDCSVQRRHQKLTEETPSPFMTDELREKMGNAAVKAAEYIKYEGAGTIEFLVDKHRNFYFMEMNTRIQVEHPITDEVVDHDLIKEQILVAAGIPISGKNYYPKLHSIECRINAEDPFNNFRPSPGKITTLHIPGGHGVRVDTHVYSGYIIPPNYDSMIAKLIVTAQSREEAISKMRRALSEFVVEGVKTTIPFHKQLMKNEDYVSGNYTTKFMEDFELKQSVNQEDDDDDDE; encoded by the coding sequence ATGTTTAAGAAAATTCTTATCGCCAACCGTGGCGAAATAGCCTTACGTGTAATCAGAACATGTAAAGAAATGGGCATTAAAACAGTTGCAGTATATTCTACTGCAGACAAAGAAAGCCTTCACGTTCGTTTCGCAGACGAAGCAGTTTGCATTGGTCCAGCTGCCTCAAGCGATTCTTATTTAAAAATACCTAGTATTATTTCAGCTGCTGAAATTACAAATGCAGATGCCATACATCCAGGTTATGGTTTTTTATCAGAAAATGCTAATTTTTCAAAAATTTGTGCCGAACATGATATCAAGTTTATAGGTGCTTCTGCTGAAATGATTAGTAAAATGGGAGATAAAGCCACAGCAAAGGCAACCATGAAAGCTGCAGGTGTTCCTTGTGTTCCTGGCTCAGATGGAATTATTAAAGATTTCCAAGAGTGTAAAAAAACAGCAAAAAAAGTAGGTTATCCTGTAATGCTTAAAGCAACTGCTGGTGGTGGTGGTAAAGGTATGCGTGCTGTTTGGAAAGAAGAAGATTTAGAGCATGCATGGGAATCAGCACGTCAAGAGGCTAAAATTGGCTTTGGTAATGACGATATGTATATGGAAAAGCTGATTGAAGAGCCTCGCCATATCGAAATCCAGATTGTGGGAGACCAAACCGGCAAGGCTTGCCATTTATCAGAACGCGATTGCTCAGTACAGCGCCGCCATCAAAAATTAACCGAAGAAACACCATCGCCATTTATGACCGATGAACTTCGTGAAAAAATGGGTAATGCTGCTGTAAAAGCTGCAGAATATATCAAGTATGAAGGCGCTGGAACTATTGAGTTTCTTGTAGATAAACATCGTAATTTCTACTTCATGGAAATGAATACAAGAATTCAAGTTGAGCATCCAATTACAGATGAAGTTGTGGACCATGACTTAATTAAAGAACAAATTTTAGTTGCAGCTGGCATACCAATTTCAGGTAAAAATTATTATCCAAAGTTACATTCCATAGAATGCCGAATTAATGCTGAAGATCCTTTTAATAACTTTAGGCCATCACCAGGGAAAATAACAACTTTACACATTCCAGGTGGTCATGGTGTTCGCGTTGATACACATGTTTATAGCGGTTATATAATTCCACCGAATTATGATTCAATGATTGCTAAACTTATTGTAACTGCTCAATCGCGAGAAGAAGCCATCAGTAAAATGCGTCGTGCCTTAAGTGAATTTGTTGTTGAAGGTGTTAAAACAACTATTCCGTTTCATAAGCAATTAATGAAAAATGAGGATTATGTTTCAGGAAATTACACCACAAAATTTATGGAAGATTTCGAGTTGAAACAATCCGTCAATCAAGAAGATGATGACGATGACGATGAATAA
- a CDS encoding beta-ketoacyl-ACP synthase III, with product MSQIKAAITAVGSFVPEHKLTNQMLEEMVDTNDDWITTRTGIKERRILKEEGKGSSYLGIKAVENLIEKTGLDPLEIDLVLFATATPDMPVASSAAYLATQIGAKNAFSYDLQAACSSFLFGMSTASSYIESGRYKKVLLVGADKMSSIIDYTDRATCIIFGDGAGAVLFEPNTEGLGLQDEILRTDGIGREFLKIDAGGSQLPASEETVKNKQHYVFQDGKTVFKFAVSNMADVSEKIMLKNNLTAQDVNWLVAHQANKRIIDATSKRMNLDQDKVLMNIQRYGNTTSATLPLLLSDYEKQLKKGDNIIFAAFGGGFSWGSIYLKWAYNA from the coding sequence ATGAGTCAAATTAAAGCAGCAATTACAGCTGTAGGTTCTTTTGTTCCAGAGCATAAATTAACCAATCAAATGCTTGAAGAAATGGTAGATACCAATGATGATTGGATAACCACACGAACTGGAATTAAAGAAAGAAGAATATTAAAAGAAGAAGGCAAAGGCTCTTCTTACCTAGGCATAAAGGCTGTAGAAAATCTAATTGAAAAAACAGGCTTAGATCCTTTAGAAATCGATCTTGTACTTTTTGCAACTGCAACGCCAGATATGCCAGTAGCTTCATCTGCTGCTTATTTAGCGACTCAGATTGGCGCAAAAAACGCCTTTTCATATGATCTGCAAGCAGCATGTTCAAGCTTTTTATTTGGTATGTCAACAGCATCAAGCTACATAGAATCTGGTCGCTACAAAAAAGTACTTCTTGTCGGTGCTGATAAAATGTCTTCAATTATAGACTATACAGACAGAGCAACTTGTATTATTTTTGGAGACGGAGCAGGCGCTGTTTTGTTTGAGCCAAATACTGAAGGCTTGGGTTTACAAGACGAAATTTTAAGAACCGATGGCATAGGCCGCGAATTTTTAAAAATAGATGCTGGAGGATCACAATTGCCTGCAAGTGAAGAAACCGTGAAAAATAAACAACATTATGTTTTTCAAGATGGGAAAACCGTCTTTAAATTTGCTGTGTCTAATATGGCAGATGTAAGCGAAAAAATAATGTTAAAAAATAACCTTACAGCACAAGATGTTAACTGGCTAGTTGCTCACCAAGCTAATAAGCGAATTATAGATGCAACATCCAAACGAATGAATCTAGACCAAGATAAAGTACTCATGAATATTCAGCGTTATGGAAATACAACTTCTGCAACGCTACCATTATTATTAAGCGATTACGAAAAACAATTAAAAAAAGGCGATAACATTATTTTTGCAGCATTTGGTGGTGGATTCTCTTGGGGATCTATTTATTTAAAATGGGCATATAATGCTTAA
- a CDS encoding aldehyde dehydrogenase family protein — MSEIAKNFGIDKALQELGLEHENKGTSVGTDFFANGETIESYSPVDGALIGKVQATTEADYQKTIETAHKGFLEWRKWTAPARGEVVRQFNDELRRLKEPLGKLVSYEMGKSYQEGLGEVQEMIDICDFAVGLSRQLHGLTMHSERPGHRMYEQWHPLGVVGIISAFNFPVAVWSWNTALAWVCGDACVWKGSEKTPLTSVACQKIAARVFEKNNVPAGVSSLITGDYKVGELMTNDKRIPLVSATGSIRMGKIVAQAVAKRLGKSLLELGGNNAIIVTPDADIKNTVIGAVFGAVGTCGQRCTSTRRLIIHDSIYDKVKNAIVDAYKQIKIGNPLDENNHVGPLIDQDAVKNYQHALEKVEAEGGKILVEGGVLEGEGYESGCYVKPAIAEAENHFEIVQHETFAPVLYIMKYSGDVENALELQNGVVQGLSSAIMTNNLREAEKFLSAEGSDCGIANVNIGTSGAEIGGAFGGEKETGGGRESGSDAWKVYMRRQTNTINYTTELPLAQGIKFDL, encoded by the coding sequence ATGAGTGAAATTGCTAAAAACTTCGGAATTGATAAAGCACTTCAAGAATTAGGTTTAGAACATGAAAATAAAGGGACATCGGTAGGAACAGATTTTTTTGCTAATGGCGAAACAATCGAATCTTACTCGCCAGTTGATGGTGCTTTAATTGGAAAAGTTCAAGCAACTACAGAAGCAGACTACCAAAAAACAATTGAAACAGCCCATAAAGGCTTTTTAGAATGGCGAAAATGGACGGCTCCAGCACGTGGTGAAGTGGTTCGCCAATTTAATGATGAACTCAGACGCTTAAAAGAACCACTAGGGAAACTTGTATCTTATGAAATGGGTAAATCTTATCAAGAAGGTTTAGGAGAAGTTCAAGAAATGATTGATATCTGTGACTTTGCAGTAGGTTTATCAAGACAGCTTCATGGTTTAACAATGCATTCGGAACGTCCAGGACACCGCATGTATGAGCAGTGGCATCCTTTAGGCGTAGTCGGTATTATTTCAGCCTTTAATTTTCCAGTAGCTGTTTGGTCTTGGAATACAGCTTTAGCTTGGGTTTGTGGAGATGCTTGTGTTTGGAAAGGTTCAGAAAAAACACCACTTACATCGGTAGCATGTCAAAAAATCGCTGCTCGAGTATTTGAGAAAAACAATGTGCCAGCTGGTGTTTCATCGTTAATTACTGGTGATTATAAGGTTGGTGAATTAATGACGAACGATAAACGAATTCCTTTAGTTTCAGCAACTGGCTCAATTAGAATGGGTAAAATTGTTGCTCAAGCTGTAGCTAAACGCTTAGGTAAATCTTTATTAGAATTAGGTGGAAATAATGCCATTATTGTAACACCAGATGCAGATATCAAAAATACTGTAATTGGTGCCGTTTTTGGAGCTGTAGGGACTTGTGGTCAACGTTGTACTTCAACTAGACGTTTAATTATACACGATTCAATTTACGATAAAGTAAAAAATGCAATTGTAGACGCCTATAAGCAAATAAAAATTGGAAATCCATTAGATGAAAATAATCATGTTGGACCATTGATTGATCAAGATGCTGTAAAAAATTATCAGCATGCTTTAGAAAAAGTTGAAGCTGAAGGCGGTAAGATTTTAGTAGAAGGTGGTGTTTTAGAAGGTGAAGGTTACGAAAGTGGATGCTATGTTAAACCAGCCATAGCCGAGGCAGAAAATCATTTTGAAATTGTTCAGCACGAAACTTTTGCACCAGTATTGTATATTATGAAATATTCTGGTGATGTTGAAAATGCATTAGAACTACAAAATGGTGTGGTGCAAGGATTGTCCTCAGCGATTATGACTAATAACCTTAGAGAAGCAGAAAAATTCTTATCAGCTGAAGGCTCAGATTGTGGTATTGCCAATGTAAACATTGGAACATCAGGTGCTGAAATTGGAGGTGCATTTGGTGGTGAAAAAGAAACAGGTGGCGGTAGAGAATCTGGCTCAGATGCTTGGAAAGTTTATATGAGACGCCAAACTAATACAATTAATTATACAACTGAGTTGCCGCTTGCACAAGGCATAAAATTTGATTTATAA
- a CDS encoding IPExxxVDY family protein has translation MYKLKSLVLEDDYKLIGIHTSLEAYKLAYLINKHFNISFKRATYDLDMTYKDSFAHFPLFNYYDKNWDCDMYLIANKFSDDIPNLKSSGSLFDETQTATQTFYLFSSMKHIDYFIKVEDELDIFDSQHILNTINSIDYIKKAYLINNESIKNPEYLIFK, from the coding sequence TTGTATAAGTTAAAATCACTCGTCTTAGAAGACGATTATAAGTTAATCGGTATTCACACCTCTTTAGAAGCCTATAAATTAGCCTATTTAATCAATAAGCATTTTAATATCAGCTTTAAACGAGCAACTTATGATTTAGATATGACTTATAAAGATAGTTTTGCGCACTTTCCATTATTCAATTATTACGATAAAAATTGGGATTGCGATATGTATTTAATTGCTAATAAATTTAGCGATGATATTCCGAATCTGAAAAGTTCTGGCTCTTTGTTTGATGAGACTCAAACTGCAACTCAAACGTTTTACCTCTTTAGTAGCATGAAACATATCGATTACTTCATTAAAGTTGAAGATGAATTAGATATATTTGACAGCCAGCATATTTTAAACACCATAAATTCTATAGATTACATTAAAAAGGCTTATTTAATCAATAATGAAAGTATTAAAAATCCTGAATATTTAATTTTTAAGTAA